A window of Oryza glaberrima chromosome 2, OglaRS2, whole genome shotgun sequence genomic DNA:
ATAAAATTCTTATGAAAGAGAACTAGTATAACGACTCCATGGTCAATAGTTGTTCATGATGAAAGTGTTTGTGGTAGCCACTAGCCAGAATGCCTGCAACACTGGATAGTGGATACACCCTTTAGCacacaatataattataatgtaattacacaGGCATTCTGAAAATGCTAACAGAACATCTCAAGATGTCAACTGATTGATCAAATCATCAAATGATATTTGACCAATTTGACCAATGGCAATGTCACAAATGAACATAAGAAACAGGGGTATACTGGTAATAAAATAAAGCATGTTTGATACGTTACTAAAGCCACTTACTTATATTCAGAAAGTATCCACTGTCGTTGCCAAGAGGAGTGACTGACAACGATTTTTTCACTTGGCCTTCATGACTGACAAAAGTGAAGAGGGTAAGGTTAGAAGGCCATGACTTCAAAGCATAAAGCATCTACAAACAGTATGTTTTGTTACAAAGTTATAAACAAACCTTGATTTCATGGAGGGATCATGGAAAAATTCACAAGATTCAGCAGGCCCAAGACTTATCAAGCTTCCGACTTCAGTAGGTGACAGAGCAAAGAGCTGTAGAATAGATGTCACAGATAAACAAAGTTAATAGAACCTAGTTTTAGAGAGAAACAAAAAGCAATCTGGTCACTACTCCTGAATGGAGCGTAAAAACCCACAAAGTGTAGAGCAGAAGTGACAAaactcaaaaaaagaaaaaaaaatcaagcagtCTTTATTACCAGATATGATCCTATGATCATCACTACAAAAAGGCTCCCTCCCTCTCATGACTAAAGTGAGATTGAGCACATACAGTTAAATCATGTGTACCAATTAACTTGGTAGCTGGTGCATTATTTGTAGCAAGCATCATGCAAACTCATTTATATTGCATTAGATGCTTATaaaattgcatattttcttgAGTGAACCAACATATAAAGTATTGGCAATAGCCAATAGGCTATGGATCTACGCTGCTTTGGTtttcataaataaatttctTCCATATGAATTTGACATTATTTCAtcccaatatggatacaatgtTGATGTGACTAGCGATTATCAGTGGGTAGGCAGATTTTATTGCCAGGAAATATCAAGTACTCAAGAAATATCATTACCTGTTTCTTTGAATAATCATATTTCCTTTGTCCCACAGCCGGGAAAAAAGTCAACATCACCGATCCATTTTTGTTCACACGAGATCCTCCAGACTGATGAAATAGGAAAATTAGATAGTGCAAATTTGGAATTGTATGTTAgaacacaaacaaataaaaatgtgCATACTTCCAGTTTGCTGAAGCTTGGCAGTATGGGTTGCATAGAAAGTGCAGCCTTTCCCTTGAACACGGTGTAGCTTGCAAATTTTCTACCAGATGTGTTCTCTGCATAAAGATAGTAAACAATATGTTTATTAGTATGTACACTTTTGATAAAATTAGCAACTTTGACTAAAGTGTATAAAGGAAAAAGTCTTCACCGTCTGCTGCAAATGTTGAAAGAGCATGTTGGAAAGTCAAAGAACCACTCCAGAGAGCATCCTTTAGGTCAGTGACTCTCCTGAGAAGGGGGAATACACTTATTGGAGCAGGTGGAAAGAACAGAACCATAACACAACAAAGGATTGACTTGAAGATACCATTGTAAGATTGGTTGGCCGTACTACTTAAATTGCCATTCACTATATACATTAATTACTACGCGAGAAAAAATGAACTACAGAAAACAAATTAACCAACTAAACCAGCATGAACTTGATCAGCTCCAAACAGGATGCTAAGTTGCAGCACAGCCTTGAATTTTCCAATTGCATGTCCAGCAGCACTGCATTCGATCGTTACTAAACTTTACTGTAAGAATCTCGCAAATAGTATTGTTACGTCAACACAACAGGTTCGATTTGTGTCTGGGAACAAGAGATCAGTATTATTCACGCACAACTTGTAACAACAAAATAAGTAAATAACAATCAGCTCAGCACCACCGACCGATTCATCACTACCCAAACACGGGTCCCGTGGGTCAAACGGGGATACAAGTGACTGGGAAAGTACACCGCTGACACTCTGCGCAACTGGAGCAAAACCATAATATAATCTCCTAAAACATCTACAACGTAATTAACACATAAAAACCCATGGCGAAGTAAAAcgggggaggaaaaaaaaacacacaggCCCTAACCCTATCGCCAAACCCCCAAAACCCCACCCCGTTTCACCGTCGATTGCACAAGGCACACCGAACTAGGAGAGAGAGACCACCAAACACGAACCCTAAGATCAACGAACCGGTCGGCACCACGAGCCCCAGACGAGGCGCCCCTCCACAATCGCACAAACGGATGCACcaatgtcgccgccgccgcggctagGGCGGCCGAgagagcgagcgcgcgcgcgctagGGTTTaagctagggtttagggtttaggcgGAGACTgacctggaggaggaggggacgaAGCGGGAGAGGCGCTGCATCGTTGGCCTTGGctttccgccgccgtcgcgttgcCCACCGAGAAGCGGATGCCGAATGGaatgggagaagagaaaaaagcagCAGGGAACGCGCCGCTTGTCTCGGGAAGCCAGCCGCATCGGTGGCGGCGCTTGCGGGCCTGGCAGGTGGGCCAGCCCACGGCCCAATCCGGCCTCCTCGGCCCAACAGCCATTAACGAGTGGGCCATGTCTCACAACTAACTATTACTCCCTCTACcaaaatataagttttttttattgatatggTATTCGAGATACtattttgaccaataatatcagatgttttaaataaaaagagttgcatattactccatccatcctaaaatatttgacgtcgttgacttttttaatcatgtttgaccgttcgtcttattcaaaaaatttaaatattttttaattcttttcctatcatttgattcattgttaaatatacttttatgtatatatatagttttatatatttcataaaaaaaatttgaataagatgaacggtcaaacatgtttaaaaaagtcaacggcgtcaaacattttgggacggagggagtatgatagtttgtttaataataaatctaataacattaattttacatgattaatcttttttattattttactgTTAATGGTcaatgttaaaaatatttgacttgtcactatgctaaaaatgtgtatatttttgtacggaggtagtactattttttttttaaaaaaaaaactttagcgatgatgatgatgacagaTATCAAGTTTTTGGAGAACAATGTGGTATGTGAAGTTGAAAACTTTGAAGTAGTTTGCATATATTGATAGTTACCTCAAGAGTTTTATTTGCAAGAATTTTTCAGTTTCGCGgggaaaaagtttttaaaagtcgGGTTCAGTTCTTGAATATGAACTGGAAAATGCATGTTTGTCCACTTGTCCTTGCTGCTGTATGGCAGCTAATTCCGGTTTATGTTTGCTCTAATTTACAAATTACATTCATCTCTCGAGACCGATTTCGTGCTCAATTTCGCGTGCATGAATAAGATATAATTCATGGAGGCGACGATCAAATACACAGCAAGAAGTCGAGAAGAGATCGGGGAAAAAAAGACGGCGGATTCGTGGCTATGGCTAGTAGTGAATTGATCACTAAGCTTAGTTAGCCTTCttggtggtggcgccggcggcgccgccgcagaaggcgtcccggttggcggcggcgccgccgcggacgagGAAGTGGCCGAgcgacggcgtggcggtggcCTCCACGCGGTTCTCCGGGCACAGGAACTCCCTCGCGCACGCGATCTCCACCTCCCGCTGGTAGTCGTGCACCAGCACCTCCGTCTCCGACCCCTTGGTcctcgccatcaccgccgccgagAAGATCGCCGACATCCTCCCCGGCGACCCCTCCGTGAACCTACACACATCCAACATGACATCATCAGTGTTAAAATATAAAGTGAAATTGTTCGTCCTTGCTCACCAGCTTAAGttcctaagagcaagtttaatagtacagcccagtactagctccaatttatctatagccattATACTGTTAGTATatagtcccacctatcatacacatattgtgtcttggagtctgtgctgcagctggctatagatttgtagcccgctgctcttctctctcatcttttatttcattaaaatatgtttgtagctggctaatagcctgctattatgcATGCTCTAACTGAACAGATCGGTACATATCAGAACCAGATGTCTCGTAATCGAATCCTAGTTGGCGCACGCTAGAGGCTTAAGGGAGAGGGTtggaatataaaataaaaaaatgctaTTGATAAATGTTCAATTTCAAAAAATATCATCATACAAGCCATCATACgagggactttttttttttcagaaatatcATCTTAATTAGGGTTTTGTTAGCAGTCTTCCGTTAAGATGGATGATATTTCTTGGATATGAGTGTTTTTCAatgatattttttagattttctctAAAATGAATTGTTTGTCTTTTCTCATCGGCTTAAACTTTTTGGTTAAAATAATCGGTGCATGCAACTCAATAAGCaacattatcttttttttttaaaaaaaaaagcagcagcaTCCATGGCCGCACATTATGCAAGGCGAGATGGACACGGAGGTAGTAGGTGTTTGTTTGCTCTTACCCGCTTGGGCCATCGACGAGGATGACGTCCCAGGAGACGTCGTAGAGCTGGTTGGGGAGGTCGTTGATGGCGAGGCGGCAGTCGGAGAAGAGGAGGTTCTGGACGGGGCGGCAGTCGGCGGActgggcggcgcgggcggcgtcgaggaggtcGGGGAACtcgcggacggcggtggcgtacGAGACGTCGTACGCCTCCAGGCCCGGGAGCGCGCCCTCCATGTGCGCCACGTAGAACGGGTTCTCGTCCAGGAACACCGTCCGCCCGCCGTGGTTCAGCGCGCGCCACAGCGGCGTCTCGGCGCCGAGGCCGAACACCAGCAGCCTgcacggcgcgcgccgccggagcACCGACGCGATCGCCCGCACGTCCTCCTCCGGCATGCTCGCCGTCGCgttcgcccccgccgccgccgcgtactGCACCAGCGCGTCGAACACGTACGCCGGCAGCCCGCCCGctgctccccccgccgccgacgccgcggcggcgcccaccgCGCCCGCGACGGTGAGCCTCGCGCGCTGCGGCAGCGCTGCGCCTTCCGACGCGGCGCGCGCCGTGGAGAAGACGGTGAGCAGGGACACGCAGGTGAGCAGCGCGAGGAGGAGCGCGACGAGCCAGGCGCAGCAACGCCGCCGCGAGCCGAGGAACAACGGCAtggacgccgccgacggccCCGGCGACAACGCGCCGGACAGCGACACCACGCCGTTGTACCCCTTCGACGCCGGGTGCACGACGAGCAGCTTCGGCCCGGACATCCccttcatctccttcctcctctcgccgccgccgccaccgccgcaatTCTtggctcctcttcttcttcctccttgccTCACTGACACACAAACTCTGTCTGAGCTTGTGTTCTTGAGTGAGTACTTGGAGTGAAGGATAGTTGCATATAATTATCTGGAGCTTGTGTTCTTTTGTGTTTAGTAGATGAGGTGATGAGGAAGGAAGAATGGTTCACCAGACCTGACTGACATTTCAGGTTGGAAGAAAGATGGAGGTTGGGATGGATGGGATATAGAGGCAACAAAGCCTAGATAGCTTAATTAAGCAAAGAAAAATAAGCTTTGTGATGGATTAGTAGTAGTTGGCAATGTTTGGCAAGAAAGCAAGCTAGTTAAAAAGGAATTCCTGCAAGTTTGCTTCAAAGTGGATCAAACaattttcttgggttttgatggCACTCCTGTGATTTGGACACAGGAGCTTTCTTTCTCAGAAGAAGACTAATAGCAAAGTCCATAAGATATCACATTGGCctctaaattagctattcaacTGAACTGAACTAGAGTGTGTTAAAGAGAACATATTTGCCTCTAAATTATCAATCCATAAAGCTTCATCAGGAAAGAAGTGAGGACCCATGAGTTTTCAGTATGAAGCACACAATGCCAATATTCCAATCAGCCGATGATGGGAAACATCATTAATTGATTGAGAAGCTGAAGAAGATGGCTCCATATTTTTTAAGGAAATCAGCTATCAGACATCGAACACAAAAAGTCGCAAAAAGACCAATATCATGTTTGGTGAGAAAACACAttgttgaagaaaagaagactGAACACCCTCTGACAAGGGTCCTCAGCTGGGAAGATGCTATCAGTGAACACTTGGAATATAAGCCACAGCTGTGGCAGGAACTAAAGTTTGTGGATGGGAGGTGCCTGTCCATGAGCCATCTTATTTTTTTGTTGCCTTCAAGTGAAGCCTCGGCAAGaaaccaaaaagaaataaagaaaatggcATGGAACACAATAAGCACACTGAGAATCATCTGCAGCCCTGAAATGCCTCAAGCTTATTGGAGCCAATTTCAAGATATTACTAACAGTTGTTTAATGCGGTAACAAccacatgtgaaaaaaaatggcatGATCATTGGCTCTCTTAAACAAAGGATTTAGTTGGCAAAGAGTAAACATAAAGTGAAGCTTAACATTTAGGGCATGGTAGCAGGTATGATAGCAGAGTTTTACCTATGGAGTCTTGGTATATAAGAAGGAACCTTACCTGCTTATGGATACTTCACTACGAACAATGGCTGGAAAACTTAGCCGAAAAGGGGCACAGCATCATTTGCTTACTCCAGTACCCGTTTTCTCCCTTGTCTAAGTCGACTGAATGAGAATCTGATAAACATGAGAAGCAGACAACAATGGCAAACAGGCAAACATATAGAGATTTTTTTCCACTTCACCAGCAAAAAAGTACAGGATGAACAGATTACAGGGATATGGCAAGCTTTATCCACACAATGTCCAACATTGGCAATGCTCTTGCCTCGGTGTAACAGAAGATCAAAATCTCACGGGTACCATGATCATTGACTGGGGTGGCCACAGGTATAATTATGGGCATCGCCAGGATCATGCAGTCCCGCACCAGTAGGCCAGGTGCTCATCTTTGCGCGAGGTGCTAAACAGCCCACCACATTTCAAGCAAATGAAGCTGCTGCCGTCAGCAAAAGCATCTAAAATTATCTGCTTCCTTCCACTCTCAGCAAGTATGCAGACTTCATCAGAATCCAGCATCATGACAGGGTCAGAGCCAGGTACTTGTTGAGGATTAGTGTTTGTTGACTGCGACTCTGCTATAGCACATTGTGCAAGCAAAGAAGCGAGATCATCAACACTAGGGCTGGGCTGTGATCTTTGCCTGTAGAGTTCCCGTGCACGGTTCAGCGTCTGCATGAGAGCCTGTTCACCACCTTGGGATCTTATGGCCAAGAGAATCTGCATGATTTGGAAGTTGAAAATCAATAGAAGGAGATTAATTGAGTTAACAGAATTAGAAAAGGTTTGATACGCAGGCTAAAATTTATGACCTCGTTTCTACAGAGAAGTCAGGCTCAGACAGTTTTAGCTGTCATCATGAAATGTTTCAGTGAATGTGGAAAAGAGATCAGGAATGTACTGACTCAGTAATTAACAAGTATCAGCACACATATCAATGGACAGGACAATGAAATTGAAACGGAAGTACCTAAAAATAATCAAAACTGCAACAGAGCATTGAAAAATTAAACCGATTTATTGATTAGCTTACTATTTCTGTTATCTTAAATTCAATTCATCAGCAAAAGTGAACATTGTGAGACGTATGCATCAATACCAGTCATGTAATCTAGTCACCTTCTTCTCATTCATGTCTTACGTCATAGCAAGTATGTTATACATCTCAAGAAGGTTTAAATGGCCATCTGTGACTAGCAGAATAATCATTACTcaatgtatatgcatatgagttAGGAAACTAAAATATTCAGTGTAGAACCTAATACATCGGACAAAAAGGCTAAGATGCATCAAGAGCCTATTCTTGAATTTAGATCATGCTCCAGATCATGATATGCAATCTGCTTATGTAATATGCGGTCTCATAGAAGCTCAATAGTTCAAACAACAGGGATATAAGTGATAAACTACAAACTAGCAAAGGTTATCAGGTGAGGTGAGGAATAATCCCATTATTACAATAAAAAAGGCTTGGCTGATCAAGGTGAAGCTGTAAATCTACTGgtgttctttttttagataatgggtaacctggcctctacatccaacgcGGATGTATGCAGCCAATCTACTGGTGTTCTTACTCAGACAATACCAATATGTAGCAGACTAGCACCCTTTTCATAGACATTCCCATTCTCGCCTTAATCAGATGGAGAAACTTTTTAGTTGTTCTACTTTAGGTCTTTAGCATACaataaagagagaaaataaCAAAATCATGTAACAATTGggcaaaattagaaaaggaggGACAAACTCTTAAATTTAGGGAGAAACATCGGAAAAGGAAATCGTGCAGTAAAGAAAACAATCAATGTCTCGAATACTACAAAAATTGTGGTGCAGTTATACGGGAACTCAAGCTCGAATAATTGATTTCTCAAGAATTTTTGTGCATTTGCGCGGGAAACTCTGGCCAGTAGGCCCAACTTAACATTATGGCACTTGGAAGGATTAAGATTTGCATGAACACACTAAATCGGTTCAACTTCCCCGCCTTTCCATGACCGAAATATGAGAActcatttgtaaatactaaattgAATTACTGATGGTGGAATCAATACAATACAACACTATGAGCACCAGGTATACTGAAACATGCATTTCGCTGTGAATGCATCACTTTGCAATCTTCTTCTCTCTATTTCTTAAGAAAGATGAGCATAACAATACTTAATTCTACTATTTGCTAGTCTAAGAAAGGACATAACCGAAAGGGATAAGTGCAAAAGTGAGAAGGCAGACGAGCACCTAACATCTTCTAGGGCGGATCATACCTAACAGATCCCAAACCCCGTACCCTAAATAAACCCTAGACCTAGAACGAATCACACCAAACCCCTTTTCTCTGTGCGCATAACATCCCGATTTCCAAGCTGGATTACGCCATAACGAAGACCGTCATAAGCTAAATCGAATCACATAGAACACCATGAACCTCTAATCGAATGATGAACCTCTCATCCCCTAGGTAAATCCGTGACGCAAACCTCGAGAATTCCCCATTCCAGCACCGACCGAGGGATCGACGCGGCCACAGCACGCGAAATGGAagcgggccgagagagagatgaagagagagagagagagagagagagagagagagagagcctcaCCGCCTGCAGCGCGAGCGACGGCTTGCCCTCCTCGAGCAGGACTCGGGCGCGGGACAGCATGCTCCACCCatcccctctcgccgccgccgccgccgcagcagccggcggcggagcctgCTCGGCCATCGGCTCCCCCTCCGCGGCCTCCATCTCGACGTCGTACGGGTCCATCTCCCACGCCTCGATCTCGCGCCCTCTCTGCCTCACTCACTCCCGATCGACGGGTCGCCGCCGGTAggcgggtgcacggcggcggcggcgggatgcggcTCCGGATGATTCCAGGAGTTCGTGAGTGCTGGGGCGGCTGCTTTATTGGAGAAGAGGCGAACTGAAACGGAAACTGCTGCCAGCCGtccctctcttttctcttgTGGCTGCTATGATGATGCGGGTTTCCACCCTTTTTCGTGCGATGTTGGGAGTTCGAAATTTCAGATAGGCGAATTTGTTGAATTTTCGAAGCATGAAATTGACTCAAATAAGttcatatttttgaaaatatggAGCAGTTATGAATATGACTTATCACGATGACGGGCATGACTATCTTATGACTATAAATCACACTGACCATATATTGTTGATTGATTGTATGTCATTACACCTATGGGTTAAATGAGGACTCACAAAATTAAACTATATCAAAAACACAATATCCTCGACAAGTATATGCTTTATACACCCTTATATAAATAGGATGAAGATATTGTTTCATTTCGTGTCTAAGCGTGAAGCCCTTGTCGTTActcataaattatatttattgttCCCTTTACATCATATAATTGTCACATTTATCCTTTTCGTAAAAGGTATACCCACGCACTAAGAGCCAGCGGCGAAACACAACGTGTGtgtgagggggaggggagggggagagggaagggagggCTTGAGCTTCCCTACCCTGCTAAATCACCATCGAGAG
This region includes:
- the LOC127763364 gene encoding single-stranded DNA-binding protein WHY2, mitochondrial; translation: MQRLSRFVPSSSRRVTDLKDALWSGSLTFQHALSTFAADENTSGRKFASYTVFKGKAALSMQPILPSFSKLESGGSRVNKNGSVMLTFFPAVGQRKYDYSKKQLFALSPTEVGSLISLGPAESCEFFHDPSMKSSHEGQVKKSLSVTPLGNDSGYFLNITVLNNLQKTTERLSLPISKAEFTVMRTALSFALPHILGWDQALTNHQPSPSPASKPRVERPHPDSEWER
- the LOC127763534 gene encoding protein IRX15-LIKE-like produces the protein MKGMSGPKLLVVHPASKGYNGVVSLSGALSPGPSAASMPLFLGSRRRCCAWLVALLLALLTCVSLLTVFSTARAASEGAALPQRARLTVAGAVGAAAASAAGGAAGGLPAYVFDALVQYAAAAGANATASMPEEDVRAIASVLRRRAPCRLLVFGLGAETPLWRALNHGGRTVFLDENPFYVAHMEGALPGLEAYDVSYATAVREFPDLLDAARAAQSADCRPVQNLLFSDCRLAINDLPNQLYDVSWDVILVDGPSGFTEGSPGRMSAIFSAAVMARTKGSETEVLVHDYQREVEIACAREFLCPENRVEATATPSLGHFLVRGGAAANRDAFCGGAAGATTKKAN
- the LOC127763535 gene encoding uncharacterized protein LOC127763535, which encodes MDPYDVEMEAAEGEPMAEQAPPPAAAAAAAARGDGWSMLSRARVLLEEGKPSLALQAILLAIRSQGGEQALMQTLNRARELYRQRSQPSPSVDDLASLLAQCAIAESQSTNTNPQQVPGSDPVMMLDSDEVCILAESGRKQIILDAFADGSSFICLKCGGLFSTSRKDEHLAYWCGTA